A single region of the Salarchaeum japonicum genome encodes:
- a CDS encoding Lrp/AsnC family transcriptional regulator: MDLDDTDRAILQALQEDARVAFSEIARRIDMSSATVHDRVKRMEEEGVIRGYHADVDPEAIGYGLSAIVGLRVEQGREDEALDLLKSIDGVQEITLTTGEWDIVMRVYAPDTSKLRELMFDRIAQVDGFARSQTMVVLDTEYRTHELPV; the protein is encoded by the coding sequence ATGGACCTCGACGACACGGACCGCGCAATCCTCCAGGCGCTCCAGGAGGACGCGCGCGTGGCGTTCAGCGAGATTGCGAGGCGCATCGACATGTCGAGCGCGACCGTCCACGACCGCGTGAAACGCATGGAAGAAGAGGGCGTCATCCGCGGCTACCACGCCGACGTCGACCCGGAAGCCATCGGGTACGGTCTCTCCGCCATCGTCGGACTGCGAGTCGAGCAGGGCCGGGAGGACGAGGCGCTCGACCTCCTGAAGAGCATCGACGGCGTGCAGGAGATAACGCTCACGACGGGCGAGTGGGACATCGTGATGCGGGTGTACGCGCCGGACACGTCGAAACTCCGCGAACTCATGTTCGACCGCATCGCCCAGGTGGACGGGTTCGCGCGCTCGCAGACGATGGTCGTCCTCGACACCGAGTACCGAACGCACGAACTCCCCGTCTGA